A segment of the Lycium ferocissimum isolate CSIRO_LF1 chromosome 10, AGI_CSIRO_Lferr_CH_V1, whole genome shotgun sequence genome:
AGGATATTGTTTTCAGAGGCATCTTAAGCATAAGGCAACTAAGGCCTATGCCTTAGGCCCCCCAATCATGAAGGCCTCATTTTTATTgggattgaattaatttttttttaaaaaattaagcattttaaatgaagaattacaatattttcaaaagctaactCCTGAGGGAAGGATGCCTAAATTTATATAAGGATTCATTAATcatatttggaaataatttacCTTCAGGCAATGATTagtagccacacaaaatatataaaaaataaaattaaaaaaattaaaataaaatatatgtgtCTCATTTTACACCAtgagtttaaaagtcttctcttctttcctAAATTTCATGCTCAATCAAATAgatttatataaattgaaagAGAGAAAGTTTTAGTCATGTGACCATATGATAAATCAACCCTAAAGATATCTAATtagaagaaagttggtgtgggtGCTTTTCTATCACTTTCTGTATCCACGAATTACCTTCCTTTGACGGCATAAGATAAAGACATTTATGGATATACCTTCCTTTTACTGTATTAAATAAAGACATTTTTCTAATGACTTTCTATTCGGGAATGGAAATGACTTTCTCAGATAATAGCTATTTcatccgttttaatttatgtgaacctattttctttttaatttgtgcaaaaaagaatgacctctttccatatttggaaacaatttgcctttatgcaatgattaaTAGCTAGACAAAATATATGTGTCTCATTTTATACCACGAGTTTAaaagttttctcttttttcttaaactgCATGCTAACTCagtcaaataggttcacataaattgaaacagagggagtttTAGTTATGTAACCATCTGATAAATTAACCCTAAAGATATTTAATTAGAAGAAAGTTGGCGTGGGTGCTTTTCTATCACTTTCTATATCCACGAAAAACCTTCCTTTTGCGGCATTAGATAAAGacattttttaaatgaaaattacAGGGAAAATGATACTTTGTTGTTAGTAGTGGCTTTAAACCATTAGAGAGGGAGTCATCTTGTCTGGTGTAATGTGGATCTTACATTTTGTTTTTGCATTTTAAGAGGCGAAATTATCATTATTCGCTGAAGCTGTCTTCCTCTCGGGTACTCAGAGATAGAGTACTATGTCATGTTAGCAAAGGTTGGAGTCTAGATATCTAAATTTTGATTCGTGCTTTTGGTGCATCGTTCCTGTATAGGGCGCTAACAGAATAATTATCCTTAATTTTATCCTTTGAATGCATTACTCGGAAGCAGTGCAGCTTCCAGTATATATTGTACTTTGTTTTTATTCGTTAGTTGACATTTATGGAACTGATGTCTCGTTTCATTACTTTCATTAGTAACTTAGCTTAGAACTATCCCTTAATAACTACTCTATTTgttccaatttaagtgtcttagttcactactaaaaaacagTCAATTTTCGACGAACTAAAAAGCGACGGATTCCGTCGCTATCAAAAATAGACGGAACAGCGACGGACTCGGTCGCTTtatcccttttttatttttttcaattatttttaatgaGAAAGCGACGGAGTCTATcgcttttttattaaaaaactataaaaagcaaaaagtccgtcggtttttctaattatttttaaaaaaaattaaatgactTTATGTATATACTAATTTattaaaatcttttttctttttctttttttactaaAAACCGACGGAACCGTcggtttttatttaattttttttaaatggtcaAGATCTGgtcaataaattaaaaaagagcaACGGATGATGTCTCTTTGTCCgtcactttttttaattttcagacCCAAAACGGGTCTTTCTTCACATTTCACCCACATAAATTCCTTACCCCAAAATTCCCTCCCTCTGACGATTTTTCCCTCCCCAACACCATCTCCGTCGATTCCCTCCCTCCGGCTAAGTCCACTCCCACCCCGCCGCCCCACAGCTGTGTTGCCCCGCCACCGCCCCACTTGACCAGTTTTTAATTTGCCCGAAAAaggtgtgttttttttttttaatttttttgtgattATTACATTGTATGTTTAGTATTAGTATATTTATGGTGTAGTTGTGATGTTATTGATGTGTATAAGCTGGAATGTGATAAGAAATTTACACTTTATTTGTCAAAATGGGTATGTTTAGAATTTAggattttttcttgatttttttggttaatCTTAGTTTGTAGGTTGAATGTCTATGtaattagtttattttattcaatttaGAAATTATATTGATGTGTTTGTATTTGAATTTGACAAAATAAGTATACTTTATTGGTCCAAATTGTGTAGGGATCCCTTTAGATTATTGTTTTGGTTGAAATTGGCTATATGTAtgttcaatatcaatatgaatgTATATTTCTCTAGCTTTGAATTATGATGTGTATGATTTAGGTAgaaattgtacactttatttgtcaaaaattatgTAGGGAtgactttattttattttggttgaaATAGACTCTATTTTATTGGTATTGGTTGTCATTTCTTAAGTTATTAGAATGCAATTTAGCTAACATTATAATATAACCTAAATAATTTGTGGGaatttttgtagatggatcgtatgtggatgtataataGAAATAATAGTGGTCGTGTTGGTGTGAATGATGAATTTATTGAACGTGTTAAAGGGTTTATTACACATGCAATATCACTTGACCATTTTCAAAGCGAGGGGTTAGTTAGGTGTCCTTGATCGATTTGCAAGTGTATGAGGTTTAACAATTCGGATACAGTTATGGTTCATTTATGTCGCAAAGGTTTTAAGGATAAATATTTAGTTTGGACTGATCATGGAGAGATTAATGGGGTCAATGGTATATATTATAATTTAGTTGTTGGTGAAAGTAGTAGGTCGCAGGAAAACCGTCATGTCCAATATGATTAGAGTTAATGATATGGTCAATGATGCTTTTGGGGTACATTCTGGGTTTGAGCCTAAACAAAATTATGAGCAACCTTCTAATGAAGAAGCAATGCGCTTCTATCAAGAATTTGAAGAGGCTAGTCGTCCACTTTGGGTAGGGTGTGCGCATTCTAAGTTGTCCATTGCAGTTAGAATGATTATTATCAAAGCAAATTGGAGTGTTGTTGAAACTGCTATGGACTCTATGATTAAGCTTGTGGGGGAAATAGTTAGTCCAGAATACGACATACCTAAAAATTACTATCAGGCCAAGAGATTAGTTTCCAATTTAGGATTGTCGTATAACAACATTCATTGTTGTTcaaatggttgtatgttgttctaTAAGGAAGATGCTGATTTAAATGAATGTAAATTTTGTGGACATGCTCGGTTTAGGCAGGCTCCTAGTGGAAAGATGGTTCCAATTAAGTCGGTGCATTATTTACCTCTTATACCTAGGTTAAAGAGCTTGTACGCATTGCCGAGTTCCGCTCCTCACATGAGATGGCACAATGAAAACAGAAGGGCGCCTGGTGTTATGTGTCATCCATCGGATGGAGAAGCGTGGAAACATTTTGATAGAACTTATCCTGATTTTGCTAGTGAACCAAGGAACATCCGTTTGGGTTTGAGTGCGGATGGTTTCACACCTTTCTCTGTCTCTGCTACACCCTATTCTCGCTGGCTAGTGTTTCTTACTCTGTATAATCTTCCACCTGAGATGTGTATGACAAGTCCTTACATTTTCCGAAATACAGTTATCCCTGGTCCTCGTAATCCAAAAGTTTCGATTGATGTTTATCTACAACAACCTTTGATTGATGAGTTAAAACAGTTATGGTGTGAAGGTGTAGTGACATATGGTGTATCAACTAAGTCAAATTTTATCTGGCGTGCTTCTTTAATGTGGACTGTTAATGATTTTCCTGCGTATGGGATATTGCCTGGTTGGATGACTGCTGGAAAGCTAGCTTATCCTCATTGCATGGAAAATAGTAAAGCATTCACTTTAAAACATGACCGAAAAAATACATGGTTTGATTGTCATCATCAGTTTTTGCCTATGGATCATGAATTCAGGAAAATGAAACAGGCATTTAAAAAGAATAGCATTGAAAAGGATCCACCGCCTCGAACATTGTCGTAGAGAGGAAATTTGGGGGAGGGTTTGTCACTTTCCTAAGGTTACAGAGGTTGCACGTTATAGACTTCCTGGTTATGgtgttgaacataattggactaAACAAAGCATATTTTGGGAGTTACCATATTGGAAGAATAATCTTCTACGCCATAATCTTGATGTGatgcatattgaaaaaaataattttgataaTGTATTCAACACTGTTATGGATGTTAAGGGTGTTATGCCCaatttttaacggattaaaactagttcacaacttatgactatgtttcctctagttttgcaaattttcaaagtcgccacctaattttaggaaatattaggaaaccatttgtaaaagtgtaaactccattttttagtctttgaaacctgtagattctagataagggttttatttacacggaagggaaggtgttaagcatccCTCAAAGTCTATCCGAAGACAGTCTTTAAACTTAGCTTAAttaacactagagggggattatttaattatttattatttattattacctatttaaaGAATTGCGAAAAAGAAACTACTCTCTCAAAACTATTTGTATAAAAAGGCGGTTTTAAGGTAATTGTAACCATGTGAGTAAATGcgtatttataaaggaagtagtTAATGCTAATGTATGCGtgagaaaaatatgtatgacatttattttatataagaatagtatgtataatatagaataagaagggatatattttttataagaaaataatatatgtatgtgcTATGTAAAAGAATTAGatagtatatgtgatatatatgtatatgaaaatggtacATGTGTATGTTTATTGTAGAGGCAGTAGTTAGTATACATGAGatgtaaacatatacatatatattcatgatgtATGTTTGTATACAATAGTATAAAATGAGAGGATTAGGAATgcatattttttagaaaaataatgtatatgtGCGATATTTATATCCTATGAAAAAAGGTATATAATGGTTCAaaaatagctattttgtgatatggaaataatatatatgtatacacatgatGAAAAGATGATTAAAGGAATTACTGAAAATAagatagtatatatatgtatgcgtgtATATAAAATGGACTATTTACCTCTAGCTCTCGTAAAATAGCTTGAGCCACTATACTCGGACCCTAATAAGGAGTTCTTGTATTCGACTTAAATAATAAGGCCTGCTCATGTTAGTTAAAAAGAAATGCTGAAAATGTTTTTGGCCTTCAGATATACCCCTTTTTTAGAGTACTCGTGCTAAAGCTCAAATGTGATttacctttttatatatattatgtgccCCAAAACATTATGCCgcatttctttttgtttccaAACCGAACTGATTTTCTGGTCTGATTTTTCACCTAAATAGACCTGAAGATACATGATtgacaaaagtttttttttttttttttttttttttttttttttttaacaaaacaaaATCTGGTTTTTGCCTCTTTGTGAAAACCAATTGTAACATGAAAATTTGTTAGGAaatctttaaagaaaaaaatctcaAAAGGTTATACTAAATCTAGTATCAGAAGGGGTGGAAGATAAGGACTAAATTCGTTGTTCCGCTCAGCCATTTTTCCACAGGTTCGTTCATAAGCAATAAACAAATACGCTACAAATACAATCCATACAAAGTGTTAGCCAAAAATATaaacatgtatacatatgctaACGCAAAGACATAAAGTTTGAAGAGAATGAGGAGGACAGGGACGCTTGACATGAACGAGGGACGCTAGACACGAGCAAAGAAGGCTGCTACTGGTTTCTTCTCTGATCTGGCAGAATCCGGAGTTACCATAACTCCAAATGCTCCCAAGGTTTctcatgaaaaaaaagggataaggATTAGAGTTGTCTAGTAAACACACAGAACTAGCAAAAGATAAGTTCAAGAAATTGGCCACGAGAACCCATGATTATTAAGGAAAGCATGGTGAAATTGTTTAGACTCACCAATTATATAGACTAGCATATCAAGCAAATTCTTAATATTTTGGTAGGCTTAACTATCAGAAAAGAAAACCAAATTGGTTTCATTGTAGATTATCATCAAAGTTCTCCCATAGCAGGTTCTTATCAGCTTACGCACCTATTTGCTTAATTCCAAAGATATAACCAAGTGAAATGAGAGATCAAACACCCCTTCAATAAATCAGACGCCTCATTCGCTAGTTTGGataacaacacattcaaaacaactATTTTAGATGGAAGATGCAGCCCCTATAGGCATGATTTCTAAAACAGTCTCAATCCCAAACCCGACAGAATGTTTacattttttgattttatttcaagaaatgCAAAGCtaagaaaaaattattcatgatttgcatccaaagatccatatttgtttccaaACTTGAAAGAATACAACAATAACTAATTAAGAGCAAA
Coding sequences within it:
- the LOC132034945 gene encoding uncharacterized protein LOC132034945, which codes for MSNMIRVNDMVNDAFGVHSGFEPKQNYEQPSNEEAMRFYQEFEEASRPLWVGCAHSKLSIAVRMIIIKANWSVVETAMDSMIKLVGEIVSPEYDIPKNYYQAKRLVSNLGLSYNNIHCCSNGCMLFYKEDADLNECKFCGHARFRQAPSGKMVPIKSVHYLPLIPRLKSLYALPSSAPHMRWHNENRRAPGVMCHPSDGEAWKHFDRTYPDFASEPRNIRLGLSADGFTPFSVSATPYSRWLVFLTLYNLPPEMCMTSPYIFRNTVIPGPRNPKVSIDVYLQQPLIDELKQLWCEGVVTYGVSTKSNFIWRASLMWTVNDFPAYGILPGWMTAGKLAYPHCMENSKAFTLKHDRKNTWFDCHHQFLPMDHEFRKMKQAFKKNSIEKDPPPRTLS